A single window of Vibrio gazogenes DNA harbors:
- a CDS encoding YheV family putative zinc ribbon protein, with product MRVKKRFIAGASCPQCHTADSLRWWEDNHVEHVECVECDYTEQRTPRSVEQSTHAEEAMIGIFKPD from the coding sequence GTGCGAGTAAAGAAACGTTTTATTGCCGGAGCCAGTTGCCCGCAGTGTCACACTGCCGATTCACTTCGCTGGTGGGAGGATAATCATGTTGAGCATGTCGAATGTGTGGAATGTGATTATACCGAACAGAGGACCCCTCGCTCTGTTGAGCAAAGTACACATGCAGAAGAAGCGATGATTGGTATTTTTAAACCGGACTAA
- the slyD gene encoding peptidylprolyl isomerase — MKIEKNVVVSLAYQLKLEDGVVADQSTADAPLDYLHGHHNLIVGLERELEGKVAGDKFTATVAPADAYGEYNDDLVQRVPADVFHGVDQLEAGMRFLAETDQGQIPVEITEVDGDEVVVDGNHMLAGQTLTFDVEVVSVRAATDEEIAHGHIHQGGGSCGHDHGEEGGCDGNGGCGCH; from the coding sequence ATGAAAATTGAAAAGAATGTTGTGGTGAGTTTAGCGTACCAACTCAAATTGGAAGACGGAGTTGTCGCTGATCAGTCAACCGCTGATGCCCCGCTTGATTACCTACATGGTCATCACAACTTGATCGTTGGCTTAGAGCGTGAACTTGAAGGTAAAGTTGCTGGCGATAAATTTACTGCGACAGTTGCACCTGCAGACGCATACGGTGAATACAATGATGACTTGGTTCAGCGTGTTCCGGCCGATGTTTTTCATGGTGTCGATCAACTTGAAGCGGGCATGCGTTTTCTGGCAGAGACGGATCAAGGTCAGATCCCCGTTGAAATTACAGAAGTTGATGGCGATGAAGTTGTCGTTGATGGTAACCACATGTTGGCTGGCCAAACACTGACCTTTGATGTTGAGGTTGTCTCTGTTCGTGCTGCAACAGATGAAGAAATTGCTCATGGGCATATCCATCAAGGCGGCGGTAGTTGTGGACACGATCACGGCGAAGAAGGTGGCTGTGACGGAAATGGCGGTTGTGGCTGCCATTAA
- a CDS encoding isoaspartyl peptidase/L-asparaginase family protein, translated as MKKPFAIAIHGGAGTILRSQMTEEMQQAVEQALDQAVSQGHQLLAAGASAVDAAVCAVKILEDSPHFNAGKGSVLTTKEMVEMDAAVMCGKGRQAGAVAGVRHIKNPVILARDVMQQSEHVMLMGEGAEEFAAQLGYDYTEQDYFFTDRRYEQLLALKAEGRVALSESRYPDDHKFGTVGAVALDQNGNLAAATSTGGITNKRYGRVGDSPIIGAGTYAENHNVAISATGMGEVFIRCCVASDIAARMRYLQEDIHTACTAVIQGDLKTLGGEGGVIAIDQFGEIHFGMNCEGMYRSCIDIHGRKQVKIYADDV; from the coding sequence ATGAAGAAACCTTTTGCAATTGCAATCCATGGTGGTGCCGGCACGATTTTACGTTCTCAAATGACAGAAGAAATGCAGCAAGCGGTAGAACAGGCGTTAGATCAAGCCGTTTCTCAGGGACATCAGTTATTGGCTGCGGGAGCAAGTGCTGTCGATGCCGCGGTCTGTGCGGTCAAAATTCTGGAAGACTCTCCTCACTTTAATGCCGGCAAAGGCTCTGTTCTGACGACAAAAGAGATGGTCGAAATGGATGCGGCAGTAATGTGTGGTAAAGGTCGACAAGCAGGCGCTGTTGCCGGGGTTCGTCATATCAAAAATCCAGTAATACTTGCCAGAGATGTGATGCAGCAGAGTGAGCATGTGATGTTAATGGGAGAAGGGGCGGAAGAGTTCGCGGCACAGCTTGGCTATGACTATACCGAACAGGATTATTTTTTTACCGACAGACGTTACGAACAGCTGTTAGCCCTGAAAGCCGAAGGGCGTGTTGCGCTGTCTGAGTCCCGTTATCCTGATGATCATAAATTCGGTACCGTTGGTGCCGTTGCACTGGATCAGAATGGCAACCTCGCAGCTGCAACCAGTACCGGTGGCATCACCAATAAACGGTATGGACGCGTCGGAGATTCTCCGATTATCGGTGCCGGCACTTATGCAGAAAACCATAATGTCGCCATCTCTGCGACAGGCATGGGGGAAGTCTTTATTCGCTGTTGTGTTGCCAGTGATATTGCAGCGCGAATGCGTTACTTACAGGAAGATATACATACTGCTTGTACTGCAGTTATCCAAGGAGATCTCAAAACATTAGGCGGAGAGGGTGGCGTCATTGCCATTGACCAATTCGGTGAGATTCATTTCGGTATGAATTGCGAGGGAATGTATCGGAGTTGTATCGATATTCATGGCAGAAAACAGGTAAAAATCTACGCGGATGATGTGTAA